One region of Coregonus clupeaformis isolate EN_2021a unplaced genomic scaffold, ASM2061545v1 scaf1823, whole genome shotgun sequence genomic DNA includes:
- the LOC123481269 gene encoding stonustoxin subunit beta-like yields the protein MKLNVDHGGEFRLNPGLRKYACHLTLDPNTANPDLILSEGNRKVTWVVEKHHYEDHPDRFDGHPQVLCREVLSGSRYYWEVEKDSDEALIGVVYKGMKRKGEENDSRIGYNSKSWCLFCSDGGYNFHHADVIRSTPGPFSNRVGVYLDWPAGTSSFYSVSSSGTLTHLYTEHTTFTEPLYPGFGFVFGFGVCSYDSSSVTLCQIDDQHIQR from the exons ATGAAGCTGAA TGTGGATCATGGTGGAGAGTTCAGGCTGAACCCAGGGCTGAGGAAAT ATGCCTGTCATCTCACCCTGGACCCAAATACAGCAAACCCAGACCTGATACTGTCTGAGGGGAACAGGAAGGTGACATGGGTGGTGGAGAAGCATCATTATGAAGACCATCCAGACAGATTTGACGGTCATCCCCAAGTTCTCTGCAGAGAAGTCTTATCTGGATCTCGttattactgggaggtggagaagGATAGTGACGAGGCTCTCATTGGTGTGGTGTACAAAGGAatgaagaggaagggagaggagaatgACAGTAGGATTGGATACAATAGCAAGTCCTGGTGTTTATTCTGCTCTGACGGTGGATATAACTTTCACCATGCTGACGTCATCAGATCCACCCCTGGTCCTTTTTCTAACAGAgttggagtgtatctggactggccagctggTACTTCGTCCTTCTATAGCGTGTCCTCCTCTGGTACACTGACACACCTTTACACAGAACACACCACATTCACTGaacccctctatccagggtttgggtttgtgtttgggtttggggttTGTTCCTACGACTCCTCCTCAGTGACCCTGTGTCAGATAGATGACCAACACATTCAAAGGTGA
- the LOC121562356 gene encoding NACHT, LRR and PYD domains-containing protein 1 homolog: MLVLVQDSTQWLQIEPLTSTVQGVKMFRHRTPKGRYECTVSGLRWVCDRDVILKYHFRNWEPYSHLLKDMQYGQGGPLLDITMELGELEEVHLPHFVCLGTNHSLRNEMKIFHVEEHGVSFEEVHEVTRFHAKILHPKFSAISVILSYIFSWNIDVHCELMLYLTVKKEILIPRLYLFPSNPSQIQAVEQQEKSQGSSRVLITRPEQAFKLNSFFRLNIPCSTYINPQKIHLIHRDSTPSFFKAVVKMTGVDIEMELFGDDERIAWKEVVSQNEYITATHSTTLTVPDIPAEEFLKKHWAKLIQRTKNSMPIADDLWSKNMIGEEEHSRITAETTEQDRMRKLLKAVIPKGPEVTGACLKALVEHENHLVKDLSESRT; encoded by the exons ATGCTTGTCCTTGTTCAGGACTCCACACAGTGGCTTCAGATTGAACCCTTGACTTCCACTGTCCAGGGAGTGAAAATGTTCAG GCACAGGACACCCAAAGGGCGTTATGAGTGCACAGTGTCTGGGCTCCGCTGGGTGTGTGACAGAGATGTCATTCTGAAGTATCACTTCAGGAACTGGGAACCCTACAGTCACCTTCTGAAAGACATGCAGTACGGACAAGGTGGTCCATTGCTGGACATCACTATGGAGTTAGGTGAACTGGAGGAAGTTCATCTGCCACACTTTGTCTGTTTAG GGACCAACCATTCCCTGAGGAATGAGATGAAGATTTTTCATGTAGAGGAACATGGAGTGTCTTTTGAGGAAGTGCATGAGGTCACCAGATTCCATGCTAAGATTCTCCATCCCAAGTTCTCAGCTATCTCTGTTATACTGAGCTATATCTTTTCGTGGAACATAGATGTCCACTGTGAGCTGATGCTCTATCTGACAGTGAAAAAGGAAATACTAATTCCACGCCTATACCTGTTCCCCAGTAACCCCAGCCAAATACAG GCTGTGGAACAACAGGAAAAGTCTCAAGGGTCTTCAAGGGTTCTCATCACAAGACCAGAGCAGGCCTTCAAACTGAATAGTTTCTTCAGACTGAACATTCCCTGTTCTACCTACATCAATCCACAG aagATTCATCTCATACATAGAGACTCCACACCAAGCTTTTTCAAGGCGGTTGTGAAAATGACAGGGGTTGACATTGAGATGGAGTTATTCGGTGATGATGAGAGGATTGCATGGAAAGAAGTGGTATCACAAA ATGAATACATCACTGCCACCCATTCAACAA CATTAACAGTCCCTGACATTCCTGCTGAGGAGTTTCTGAAGAAACACTGGGCTAAACTAATTCAGCGAACCAAAAACTCAATGCCAATAGCAGATGATCTGTGGTCAAAGAACATGATTGGTGAAGAAGAGCACTCCAgaataacagctgaaacaactgAACAGGACCGAATGAGAAAACTACTGAAAGCAGTCATCCCCAAAGGACCAGAAGTGACGGGAGCTTGTCTCAAAGCTCTCGTTGAACATGAAAACCATCTTGTTAAGGACTTGAGTGAATCTAG AACCTGA